One window of the Chryseobacterium camelliae genome contains the following:
- a CDS encoding phosphotransferase: MTEKFPVINSTLSPHSLAKLIQQKYGLSDKAECSVFRLAMNHLYIVYDNENRYVFRVYTHHWRTKLEIEEEIRLLILLKEDGRQVAFPIADQSDGFIQEIEAPEGIRFGVLFSYAKGKKTAKFSNGTSFLIGQALAKIHQSTEHIGLDRLSYNTQNLLKDPVLKIKGFYDKNSSEIEFLETLSSFLILKINDIDLRNIRYGAVHLDVWFDNLHIDDEKEITFFDFDFCGNGYLCFDISYFLFQLLTTHLNEEEYQAKADSFIKGYETITEITVEEKKLLPFACLAIMTYYISVQCDRFDYWTNIFLNEDHLKRMVGNLKRWMIYHSIEIE; the protein is encoded by the coding sequence ATGACAGAGAAATTTCCGGTAATTAACAGTACGCTTTCACCCCACAGTCTGGCTAAGCTTATTCAGCAAAAATATGGACTGAGCGATAAAGCTGAATGCAGTGTTTTCCGGCTTGCCATGAACCATCTGTATATTGTCTATGATAATGAAAACAGATATGTATTCAGAGTATACACCCATCACTGGCGTACAAAGCTGGAAATTGAAGAAGAAATAAGGCTTTTAATCCTTCTGAAAGAAGATGGGAGACAGGTGGCTTTTCCGATCGCCGATCAGTCGGACGGTTTCATCCAGGAAATCGAAGCACCGGAAGGGATCAGGTTCGGGGTTTTATTTTCTTATGCTAAAGGCAAAAAGACAGCAAAATTTTCAAATGGGACAAGTTTCCTGATCGGACAGGCATTGGCAAAAATTCATCAATCAACGGAACATATCGGCCTGGACAGATTGTCCTACAATACCCAAAACCTACTCAAAGATCCTGTTTTAAAGATAAAAGGATTCTATGATAAAAATAGCAGCGAAATTGAATTTTTAGAAACCCTTTCTTCTTTTTTAATACTGAAAATCAATGACATTGATTTGCGTAACATTAGATATGGAGCAGTTCATCTCGACGTCTGGTTTGACAATCTGCACATTGATGATGAGAAAGAAATTACATTTTTTGACTTTGATTTTTGCGGCAATGGCTATTTATGCTTTGATATTTCTTACTTCCTATTTCAGTTGCTGACAACCCATTTGAATGAAGAGGAATATCAGGCAAAAGCAGACAGCTTTATCAAAGGTTATGAGACTATAACTGAAATTACTGTTGAAGAAAAAAAGCTCTTACCCTTTGCCTGTCTGGCCATCATGACCTATTACATCAGTGTTCAGTGCGACCGCTTTGACTATTGGACCAATATCTTTTTAAATGAAGATCATTTAAAGCGGATGGTTGGGAATTTGAAACGGTGGATGATTTATCACAGCATTGAGATTGAATAA